The window ctctagataatagcgattttatagtggttagtccaccaatttaaggagtattatagtgttatactaaaataattgaaaaaaaattgaaacgatACCCGtgtaccataaaagagagtttaatatatattaatacaaatatagaatatgtttagaaattttaaatcaacactaaagatcataggcttaagtatatagagcgtatatcaaaacaatttaatacttccgtaggggttaacacatagattttgagaaattttcaaaaatataaaaatactattttaatgcataatttcattattcaccaacatatgatgaaggttaaagaggtttggaactttttttgtcttcgtttctctataaaatagcgattttatagtggtttgttcaccaatttaagaaatattatgaagttttgctaaattaattgacaaacaattttaaaagatgcccaagtaccatgaattagagtttaatatacattaatacaaatgtataatgtgtttaaaaattttaaaacaacactaaagatcgtaggcttaagtatatagagcgtatatcgaaaaatttaatattttcgtaggggttaacacatagattttaagaaattttcaaaattataaaaatactattttaatgcataatttcatcattcaccaacatatgatgaaggttaaataggtttggaacttttgttttcttcgtttttctagaaatagcgattttatagtggttagtctaccaatttatgaagaattatgaagttttgctaaattaattgacaaaaaaatttaaaagatgcccaagtaccatgaaatacagtttaatatacattaatacaaatgtataatgtgtttagaaattttaaaacaacactaaagatcataggcttaagtatatagagcgtatatcgaaaaattcaatattttcgtaggggttaacacatagattttgagaaattttcaaaaatataaaaataatattttaatgcataaattaatcattcaccaacatatgatgaaggttaaataggtttggaacttttgttgtcttcgttattctagaaaatagtgattttatagtggttagtccaccaatttatgaagtattatgaagttttgctaaattaattgacaaacaattttaaaatatgcccaagtaccatgaaatagagtgtaatatacattaatacaaatgtataatgtgtttaaaaattttaaaacaacacaaaagatcataggcttaagtatatagagtatttaccgaaaaactctatattttcgtagggttaaaacatagattttgagaaattttaaaaaatataaaaatactattttaatgcatgatttcatcattcaccaacatatgataaaggttaaagaggtttggaacttttgttgtcttcgtttctctagaaaatagtgattttatagtagttaatccaataatttagggagtattatgaagttttactaaagtaatagacataaaaataaaatgatgccaatgtaccatgaaattgagtttaatatacattaataaaattttagaatgtgtttagaaattttaaaacaacactaccGGTCATAGGCTTAAGTAAATAGAGCATTTACGGAAaagttcaatattttcgtaggggttaacacatagattttgagaaaagatcaaaaatatgaaaatattgtattaatgcatagctgcatcatgcactaacatatgatgaatttcaaagaggtttgaaacttttttgtctccgtttctctagataatagcgattttatagttgttagtccaccaatttaaggagtattatagtgttatactaaaataattaaaaaaaaattgaaacgatACCCGtgtaccataaaagagagtttaatatatattaatacaaatatagaatatgtttagaaattttaaatcaacactaaagatcataggcttaagtatatagagcgtatatcaaaatataaaaatactattttaatgcataatttcatcattcaccaacatatgatgaaggttaaagaggtttggaacttctgttgtcttcgtttctctagaaaatagcgattttatagtggttagtccaccaatttatgaagtattatgaagttttgctaaattaattgacaaaaaaaattaaaacgatgtttGTGTACcacgaaagagagtttaatatacattaacacaAATGTGGAATgggtttagaaattttaaaacaacactaaatatcataGGCTTAAGAATATAGAGCATATACCGAaacatttaatattttcgtaggggttgttaacccatagatttagagaaaatttcaaaaatatgaaaatcctATTTTAATCCTTCACCAACAAATGAtgaagatcaaagaggtttgaaacttttgttgttttcgtttctctagaaaatagcaattttatagtggttagtccaccaatttagaaagtattatgaatttttgctaaattaattgacaaacaattttaaaagatccccaagtaccatgaaatagagtttaatatacattaatacaaatgtagaatgtgtttagaaattttaaacaacactaaacatCATAGACTTAAGTATacatagcatttaccgaaaaactcaatattttcgtaggggttaacacatagattttgagaaaattacaaaaatatgaaaatactattttaatgcatagtttcatccttcaccaacatatgatcaAGGTCAAAAAGGTTTTGACTTTTGTTGtatccgtttctctagaaaatagcgattttataatggttagtacaccaatttagagagtattatgaaattttactaaattaatagacataaaaagtaaaatgatgcccatgtaccatgaaattgagtttaatatacattaatacaaatttagaatgtgtttagaaattttaaaacaacactaccGGTCATAGGCTTAAGTAAATAGAGCATTTACGGAAaagttcaatattttcgtaggggttaacacatagattttgagaaaagatcaaaaatatgaaaatattgtattaatgcatagctgcatcatgcactaacatatgatgaagttcaaagaggtttgaaacttttttgtctccgtttctctagataatagcgattttatagtggttagtccaccaatttaaggagtattatagtgttatactaaaataattgaaaaaaaattgaaaagataCCCGtgtaccataaaagagagtttaatatatattaatacaaatatagaatatgtttagaaattttaaatcaacactaaagatcataggcttaagtatatagagcgtatatcaaaaaaaattcaatattttcgtaggggttaacacatcgattttaagaaattttcaaaaatataaaaatactattttaatgcataatttcatcattcaccaacatatgatgaagtttaaataggtttggaacttttgttttcttcgtttctctagaaatagcgattttatagtggttagtccaccaatttatgaagtattatgaagttttgctaaattaattgacaaaaaaaattaaaatgatgttcgTGTACcacgaaagagagtttaatatacattaacacaaatgtagaatgggtttagaaattttaaaacaacactaaatatcataagcttaagtatatagagcatataccgaaaactttaatattttcgtaggggttgttaacacatagatttagagaaaatttcaaaaatatgaaaatcctATTTTAATCCTTCACCAACAAATGAtgaagatcaaagaggtttgaaacttttgttgttttcgtttctctagaaaatagcaattttatagtggttagtccaccaatttagaaagtattatgaatttttgctaaattaattgacaaacaattttaaaagatccccaagtaccatgaaatagagtttaatatacattaatacaaatgtagaatgtgtttagaaattttaaacaacactaaatatcataggcttaagtatacatagcatttaccgaaaaactcaatattttcgtaggggttaacacataaattttgagaaatttacaaaaatatgaaaatactattttaatgcatagtttcatcattcaccaacatatgatgaaggtcaaataggtttggaCTTTTGTTGtatccgtttctctagaaaataacgattttataatggttagtctaccaatttaaggagtattatgaagttttactgaATTAATagacataaaaataaaatgatgcccatgtaccataaaattgagtttaatatacattagtacaaatttagaatgtgtttagaaatttgaaaacaacaCTACCGGTCATAGGCTTAAGTAAATAGAGCATTTACGGAAaagttcaatattttcgtaggggttaccacatagattttgagaaaaatcaaaaatatgaaaatattgtagtAATGCATAgctgcatcatgcactaacatatgatgaagttcaaagaggtttgaaactttttttgtctctgtttctctagataaaagtgattttatagtggttagtccaccaatttaagtaGTATTATAAtgttatactaaaataattgaaaaaaaattgaaacgatGTCCGTGTACCATAAAcgatagtttaatatatattaatacaaatatagaatatgtttagaaattttaaatcaacactaaagatcatatgcttaagtatatagagcgtatatcgaaaaattcaatattttcgtaggggttaacacatatattttgataaattttcaaaaatataaatatactatttcaatgcataatttcatcattcaccaacatatgatgaaggttaaataggtttggaactgttgttgtctttgtttctctagaaaatagcaattttatagtggtttgtccaccaatttatgaagtattataaagttttgctatattaattgacaaacaattttaaaagatgtccaagtaccatgaaatagagtttaatatacattaatacaaatgtataatgtatttagaaattttaaaacaacactaaagatcataggcttaagtatatagagcgtatatcgaaaaattcaatattttcgtatgggttaacatatagattttgagaaattttcaaaaatataaaaatactattttaatccataatttcatcattcaccaacatatgatgaaggttaaagaggtttggaacttttgttgtcttcgtttctctagaaaatagcgattttataatggttagtccaccaatttaggaagtattatgaagttttgctaaattaattgacaaacaattttaaaagatgcccaagtaccatgaaaaagagtttaatatacattaatacaaatgtagaatgtgtttagaaattttaaaacaacataaagatcataggcttaagtttatagagcgtatatcgaaaaattcaatatttttgtagggacacatagattttgggaaattttcaaaaatataaaaatactattttaatgcataatttcatcattcaccaacatatgatgaaggttaaagaggtttgaaacttttgttgtcttcgtttctctagaaaatagcgattttatagtagttaatCCAAcaatttagggggtattatgaagttttactaaaattattgacaaaaaaatcaaaacgatGTCCGTGTACCACGAAGAGAGTTAAATATACATTAACACAAATGTAGAATgggtttagaaattttaaaacaacactaaatatcataggcttaagtatatagagcatataccgaaaaatttaatattttcgtaaggggggttaacatatagattttgagagattttccaaaatattaaatactattttaatgcatagtttcctccttcaccaacatatgatgaagttgaaagaggtttggaacttttattgtctctgtttctctagaaaatagcgattttataaggCATAgaccaccaatttaaggagtattatgaagttttactaaattaattgacaaaatattaaaaagatccccatgtactatgaaagagactttaatatacattaatacaaatgtagaatatgtttaaaaaatttaaaacaacactaaagatcataggcttaagtatatagagcatataccgaaaaattcaatattttcgtatgggttaacacaataaattttgagaaaaattcaaaaatataaaaatactgtaTTAATGCATAGTTTTATCATTCACCAAAATATattgaagttcaaagaggttttaaacttttgttgtctccgtttctctagaaaatagcaattttataaggcatagtccaccaattttgggagtattatgaagttttactaaattaatttgacaaaaattaaaacgatgtccatgtactatgaaaaataatttaatatatattaatacaaatgtataatgtgtttaaaaatttaaaaacaacactaaagatcataggcttaagtatatagagcatttaccgaaaaactcaatattttagaaaaaatttcaaaaatatgaaaatactattttaatgcataatttcattattcaccaacatatgaaaaaaggtcaaagaggtttggaaattttgttgttttcgcttctctagaaaatagcaatttttaatGGTtattccaccaatttagggagtattatgaagttttactaaattaattgacaaaaaattgaaatgatgtccatgtaccatgaaattatgtttaatatacattaatacaaatgtagaatgtgtttagaaattttaaaacaacactaaagatcataggcttaagtatatagagcatttaccgaaaaactcaatattttcgtaggggttaacacatagattttgaaaaaattaaaaatatcaaaacacttttttaatgcatagtgcatcattcactaacatatgatgaagttcaaagaggtttagaactttggttgtgtacgtttctctagaaaatagcgattttatagtgattaatccaccaatttagggagtattatgaagttttactaaattaattgacaaaaaattaaaacgatccctatgtaccatgaaagagagtttaatatacattaacacaaatgtaaaatgtgtttagaaatttgaaaacaatactaaagatcataggcttaagtatacaGAGCATATaatgaaaaattcaatattttcgtaagggttaacatatagattttaaattcaaaaatttgaaaatactgaaTTAATGCATTGTTGCATCATGcattaacatatgatgaagcttaaagaggtttggaacttttgttgtctccgtttctctagaaaatagcgattttataaggGATAATCCACCAATtaagggagtattatgaagttttactaaattaattgacaaaaaattaaaacgatgcccatgtaccatgaaagagaatttaatatacattaatacaaatgtagaatgtgtttagaaaatttaaaacaacactaaagatcataggcttaagtatatagagcatttaccgaaaaactcaatattttcatagtggttaacacatagatttagagaaaatttcaaaaatatgaagatactattttaatgcataatttcatcattcaccaacatatgatgaaattcaaagaggtttggaactttttttgtctccgtttttctagaaaatagcgattttatagtggttaattcACCAATTAAGGGAGTATTacgaaattttactaaattaattgacaaaaaattaaaacgatatccatgtaccatgaaaaagagtttaatatatattaatgcaaatgtagaatgtgtttagaaatattaaaacaatactaaagattataagcttcaatatatagaacattcatcgaaaaattcaatattttcgttaGGTTAACGTCATCATAGTAGGCCATTGGGAAAAAATGTAGGCcctatcattattattttttaattattattaaaaaaaaatctaaaagtaactaacaaaaaatatttaatctagattaaaatattttatttgattacatttttaaaaaaattatttaaattgcaaactaatacatatatcttaacaaaagaaaaactcaaaaaaaaattggagtgGGCCCTGGGAGTCACATTTACCGCCCCATATAATATACCGGCCCTGCTAGTGTATTTATTCAACGTATTATCTCGaaaatataatttgattgaGCAATAATCCTATGAAATATCAAGTTTTTAAGCCAAATTAAACCACAgagagaaaataatattttatgaaaattattgttatagatAATTCTTATGCTTTTCAATATATggtagtcaaaaaaaaaaactttttcagaATGAGAAACAAAGTGAAAATAGGTGTCGATAGAAAATACATaccataaaaattaaaatgtaatttGTGCGTGTTTTTAATGTTTGTAGACAAAATTGTTCatgaaaattattatatgtGGTATTAAGAAATAAGAAAGTACTCATATAGGCAGAAAAtcaaatgtatatttactttgactaggaataaatataagaatatatgtatatttactttgactaaAAATATCATAAAGACTGGAATTTCATCAATgagttttatttaatatttctaCAAAAATTATTCAAgagataattttataatttggtaataagaaataaaaaaattactaaccAAGTAAGACattactataaatatatatatatatatatatatatatatgcatttacTTTGACTAGGAGTTACATATTTACTATGCCTAGGTATTAAATAGTAGTTTGACTAAAAATTCACATTTGCGTTATTTTTGCCTATAAATATAATGTAATCCGAAAAGTTGGTCATCAGTTAAAGTTTATTCTCTTCAATCATCTTAAgcctaaagaaaaaaaaaatgaagatctctttttcttctgttATCTTTGTACTCATGGTCGTTTTCATCATTTCTTCTTCGGGTAaagttttattatttgtttagaaaatttctccacaaacaaattttttttgttatattcttAGTTTAACTGAGAATTTTGTGACGTCaatgtaaatgtttttttttgttatattttgttaCAATTATAATTAATAGGAAACAAGAAAATGATTGGAGAAGCAAAGGATTGTTTTCAAACGTGGACATGTGAAGGAGGAAAGAAATGCAGAGATAAGTGCATGGCTGAATACAAAGGAATTGGAAGGTGTGATGAGATCACTGCTCCTATAGTTCCTCCCCAATGTAATTGCTATTATCCTTGCTAGTTGCTAATATCTTTATACGTACAACAAATAATGATTCGTCTTATATGATAACATATGTAAACCTTTTATATGTTAAATCTTATGTGATTCAAAGAATAAACTTATCTAAAAGTGAATTCTATGATGTGCTTGTCTATAGTCTCTTGTCCTTTGATCTATTTCCTCTTCCACAATCTTCAATCCAAACTGTTAATAATAATGTAATGTTTCAACGTATTATCTGGAAAATTGAATTTGATTGAGCAATAATCGTATTAAGTATCAAGTTTTGAAGCCAAAACAAACCagagaaaataatatgttaattaCCGAATTTATTAGACATCAATTCACACATAAAATTTGTAATccaatagtttttattttatacattCGGAGTTGATAAAGTGAAATA is drawn from Brassica rapa cultivar Chiifu-401-42 chromosome A05, CAAS_Brap_v3.01, whole genome shotgun sequence and contains these coding sequences:
- the LOC108870526 gene encoding putative defensin-like protein 184 → MKISFSSVIFVLMVVFIISSSGNKKMIGEAKDCFQTWTCEGGKKCRDKCMAEYKGIGRCDEITAPIVPPQCNCYYPC